Proteins from a single region of bacterium:
- a CDS encoding cytochrome b/b6 domain-containing protein translates to MSRADLAAGNVIRMSLLFRVQHLLLTVLLTVLAITGFALMYHENSLAQWIIRLEGGVHNRGIVHRVAAVLLMANLVYHAFYMLLSREGKPELRQFFIGRQDIDDFLQSLRYNLGMAKEYPRFGKYGYKEKFQYWGASVGIVLISVTGIMLWAEEFSMQFFPKFILDLALVIHGYQGLLGFVLLYLWHIYNVHLHPSVFPMNPSWITGKVSAEWLRREHPLEYEKLKEEGLL, encoded by the coding sequence ATGAGCCGCGCCGACCTCGCGGCCGGGAACGTCATCCGGATGTCGCTTCTCTTCCGCGTGCAGCACCTCCTCCTGACGGTGCTGCTCACGGTGCTCGCGATCACCGGATTCGCCCTGATGTACCACGAGAACTCCCTGGCCCAGTGGATCATCCGGCTGGAAGGGGGCGTCCACAACCGGGGGATCGTCCACCGGGTCGCCGCCGTCCTGCTGATGGCGAACCTCGTGTACCATGCCTTCTACATGCTCCTCTCCCGGGAAGGGAAGCCGGAGCTGCGCCAGTTCTTCATCGGCAGGCAGGACATCGACGACTTCCTCCAGTCGCTCCGGTACAACCTCGGGATGGCGAAGGAGTACCCGCGCTTCGGGAAGTACGGGTACAAGGAGAAATTCCAGTACTGGGGCGCCTCGGTGGGGATCGTCCTCATCTCGGTCACCGGCATCATGCTGTGGGCGGAAGAATTCTCCATGCAGTTCTTCCCGAAATTTATCCTCGACCTGGCACTCGTCATCCACGGGTACCAGGGGCTCCTGGGATTCGTTCTTCTTTACCTGTGGCACATCTACAACGTGCATCTGCACCCCTCCGTCTTCCCGATGAACCCGTCGTGGATCACCGGGAAGGTGTCCGCGGAGTGGCTGCGCCGGGAACACCCCCTGGAATACGAAAAACTGAAAGAGGAAGGACTGTTATGA
- a CDS encoding cytochrome b/b6 domain-containing protein has translation MPEDDRKDATSDAVEREIEAALSEQGTGLPPDQAEALREKIRRRVREEIERDLRARTAAERREAARLAKEARKKDKLAEEGETFLRFNRNFRFQHIVMFSSVILLIVTGMPLKFPEFLLSRFVINFWGGIQNSTVVHRIGAGMLIYFMIHHFLYTILTRDGRRDFLLLIPKPGDAKDIVHNIRHFLGKVPDKPRFGRFSYIEKFDYWAVYWGCIIMIGSGLFLWFKTTVMRFLPKYVLDVAKEMHSDEAMLATLAIVIWHFYNVHFNPDRFPGTLLWWHGRMSEHEMKEEHPLEYEEIMARRADKSAEVTHR, from the coding sequence ATGCCTGAGGACGACCGGAAGGATGCAACCAGTGACGCCGTCGAACGGGAGATCGAGGCGGCATTGAGCGAGCAGGGCACGGGGCTCCCCCCGGACCAGGCGGAGGCGCTGCGGGAGAAGATCCGCCGGCGCGTGCGGGAAGAGATCGAGCGGGACCTGCGGGCCCGGACCGCCGCGGAGCGGCGCGAAGCGGCCCGTCTCGCGAAAGAGGCGCGGAAGAAGGATAAGCTCGCGGAGGAAGGAGAGACGTTCCTCCGGTTCAACCGGAACTTCCGGTTCCAGCACATCGTGATGTTCTCCTCGGTCATCCTCCTGATCGTCACCGGGATGCCGCTGAAGTTCCCCGAGTTCCTCCTCTCGCGCTTCGTCATCAACTTCTGGGGCGGGATCCAGAACTCCACCGTCGTCCATCGCATCGGGGCGGGGATGCTGATCTACTTCATGATCCACCACTTCCTCTACACGATCCTCACGCGGGACGGGCGACGGGACTTCCTGCTCCTGATCCCCAAGCCCGGCGACGCGAAGGACATCGTCCACAACATCCGGCACTTCCTCGGAAAGGTCCCGGACAAGCCGCGTTTCGGGCGGTTCAGCTACATCGAGAAGTTCGACTACTGGGCGGTCTACTGGGGATGCATCATCATGATCGGCTCGGGGCTGTTCCTCTGGTTCAAGACGACCGTCATGCGGTTCCTCCCGAAGTACGTCCTCGACGTGGCCAAAGAGATGCACAGCGACGAGGCGATGCTGGCGACCCTGGCGATCGTCATCTGGCACTTCTACAACGTCCACTTCAACCCGGACCGTTTCCCGGGGACGCTGCTGTGGTGGCACGGGCGGATGTCCGAGCATGAAATGAAGGAAGAGCACCCCCTCGAATACGAGGAGATCATGGCGCGCCGCGCCGATAAGTCGGCGGAGGTCACCCACCGATGA